From Camelina sativa cultivar DH55 chromosome 7, Cs, whole genome shotgun sequence, one genomic window encodes:
- the LOC104701699 gene encoding glutamate--glyoxylate aminotransferase 2-like: MSLKALDYDSLNENVKNCQYAVRGELYLRASELQKEGKKIIFTNVGNPHALGQKPLTFPRQVVALCQAPFLLDDPNVGMIFPADAIARAKHYLSLTSGGLGAYSDSRGLPGVRKEVAEFIERRDGYPSDPELIFLTDGASKGVMQILNCVIRGQKDGILVPVPQYPLYSATISLLGGTLVPYYLEESENWGLDVNNLRQSVAQARSQGITVRAMVIINPGNPTGQCLSEANLREILRFCCNERLVLLGDEVYQQNIYQDERPFISSKKVLMDMGAPISKEVQLISFHTVSKGYWGECGQRGGYFEMTNIPPKTVEEIYKVASIALSPNVSAQIFMGLMVSPPKPGDISYDQFVRESKGILESLRRRARMMTDGFNSCKNVVCNFTEGAMYSFPQIKLPPKAIQAAKQAGKVPDVFYCLKLLEATGISTVPGSGFGQKEGVFHLRTTILPAEEEMPEIMDSFKKFNDEFMSQYGVGYSRM, from the exons ATGTCTCTCAAGGCATTAGACTATGATTCCCTGAATGAAAACGTGAAGAATTGTCAGTATGCAGTAAGAGGTGAACTCTATCTCCGTGCCTCTGAGCTTCAGAAAGAAGGCAAAAAG ATTATTTTCACAAATGTTGGAAACCCTCATGCTTTAGGACAGAAGCCTCTGACATTTCCTCGTCAG GTGGTTGCTCTATGCCAAGCACCATTTCTGCTAGACGACCCAAACGTTGGGATGATATTCCCAGCAGATGCTATTGCAAGAGCTAAGCATTATCTTTCCTTGACTTCTGGTGGTCTTG GTGCTTACAGTGACTCAAGAGGTCTTCCGGGAGTTCGGAAGGAAGTTGCTGAGTTCATTGAACGGCGTGATGGATATCCAAG CGACCCAGAACTTATATTTTTAACTGATGGAGCTAGCAAAGGTGTGATGCAAATTTTGAATTGTGTCATACGCGGTCAGAAAGACGGA ATTCTGGTTCCAGTTCCACAGTATCCACTCTACTCGGCTACTATATCTCTATTAGGTGGTACTCTTGTTCCTTACTATCTTGAAGAGTCTGAAAACTGGGGACTTGATGTTAACAACCTTCGCCAATCTGTTGCTCAGGCTCGTTCTCAAGGAATAACA GTAAGGGCAATGGTGATCATTAACCCCGGAAACCCAACTGGCCAGTGTCTTAGCGAAGCTAACTTAAGAGAGATATTGAGGTTCTGTTGTAATGAGAGATTGGTTCTTCTTGGAGACGAAGTGTATCAGCAGAACATATACCAAGATGAGCGTCCCTTTATCAGTTCCAAGAAG GTTTTGATGGATATGGGAGCACCGATCAGCAAGGAAGTCCAGCTTATATCTTTCCACACCGTTTCTAAAGGATACTGGGGTGAATGTGGGCAACGAGGTGGTTACTTTGAGATGACAAATATCCCTCCCAAG ACTGTTGAGGAGATATACAAGGTTGCCTCTATAGCTCTCAGTCCCAACGTCTCTGCTCAGATATTT ATGGGTTTAATGGTTAGCCCACCAAAGCCTGGAGACATTTCTTATGACCAATTTGTTCGTGAAAG CAAGGGGATACTAGAATCACTTAGAAGAAGAGCAAGGATGATGACTGATGGATTCAACAGCTGCAAAAACGTCGTCTGTAATTTCACAGAAGGTGCTATGTATTCGTTTCCTCAAATAAAGTTGCCGCCGAAAGCAATCCAAGCAGCCAAACAAGCAGGAAAAGTCCCAGACGTTTTCTACTGCCTTAAGCTCTTAGAAGCCACAGGAATCTCCACAGTTCCAGGCTCTGGATTTGGACAAAAAGAAGG GGTGTTTCATCTGAGGACAACAATCCTGCCAGCAGAAGAAGAAATGCCAGAGATTATGGACAGTTTCAAAAAGTTCAATGATGAGTTCATGTCTCAGTACGGTGTTGGTTACTCCAGAATGTGA
- the LOC104701700 gene encoding transcriptional regulator Myc-A-like — protein MEFPEKSLKVTIPVKAPVMSSSKPEKEERKEEEDKEEEEEDKEEEEEEDGCTTPKGEEHRIPPQHECPPAPRSGIRGKIEKRRAKSAGQRSLSFNVQELDTFFARIP, from the coding sequence ATGGAGTTTCCTGAAAAGTCTCTTAAAGTGACGATCCCAGTGAAAGCTCCGGTGATGAGTTCATCAAAgccagagaaagaagaaagaaaagaagaagaagataaagaagaggaagaagaagataaagaagaggaagaagaagaagatggatgcaCCACTCCAAAGGGGGAAGAACATAGAATTCCGCCTCAACACGAGTGTCCTCCGGCACCTCGATCAGGTATCCGGGGAAAGATCGAGAAACGCCGAGCAAAATCTGCCGGGCAAAGGAGTTTATCTTTCAACGTTCAAGAGTTGGATACTTTCTTCGCAAGAATACCATAA